The following are from one region of the Paraglaciecola sp. L1A13 genome:
- a CDS encoding MbcA/ParS/Xre antitoxin family protein: MSIDTAPKAIIDYSFTSQSIRKLAADYGISLKTLASIIGCTSTKIYSKPIRLHTGPAQRLLQLTDLMYLATNYFGSVSRAKKWFVEYNLGLDAKPLQLCQTEEGIKRVENSIFRLATGMTA, translated from the coding sequence ATGAGCATCGATACGGCCCCAAAAGCGATAATTGACTATAGCTTTACGTCTCAGTCGATTAGAAAGTTAGCGGCTGACTACGGTATATCACTCAAAACACTTGCCAGTATCATTGGGTGCACTTCGACGAAGATTTACAGTAAACCTATCAGGCTTCATACAGGACCGGCGCAACGCCTTTTGCAACTAACCGATTTAATGTACCTAGCGACGAACTACTTTGGCTCGGTAAGTAGGGCAAAAAAATGGTTCGTTGAATACAATTTGGGTTTAGACGCCAAACCGCTCCAGTTATGCCAAACGGAGGAAGGTATCAAGAGAGTCGAAAACTCTATTTTTAGACTTGCGACTGGAATGACGGCCTGA